AAAAATTATGCGAGGCTAATAAGGTGTAGATACCTTTCATCTGAGAAGAATAGTATAGCCAGGCCATTATGTTCAGAAACATCTGGTTTAGGATTATGGTTTATTATTAGCAGGGTGCATTTTCTAATTATGCAGGTCATGATTCACTAAACATTATGAAGAACAAATGAGATATGTCATGACTACTTGATAATCATCTTGTATTGATCCTCATCATTTTTTGGCATGATGAGCAACTTATCACTGTAAGGATGCGTGGTCACCAAAcatatcattttttattttgttttgattTGATGAATTTGAAGCAAATGTGTGATCCAAGTATTATGATGCTCTACTGTTGTGAGAGTTGCTAAATACTCAACTTCCACAAAGAATTCTCTTGATGGTGGCTTATAAACCATTGTAAAGAAAAAACAGAATTGCTATTTTTGTAGGCTCAAAACCATACTAGCAAGCAGGGCTCCTCAATCTAAACCTGAATTATTTTCTTGACCGCTGATGGTGCTTTGCTTAAAATAGAAGGAACATATgggaaagaattcaaatcgtCAATAATTCTTTAAAGAATCAGTAATAAAGGAGAAATTGATCTTGTCCCGAGGGTGTCATTCTGTTTGAGTAGAGCTTTCTTGTTTTGTTTGGCCCTGTCTACAAGCTATAGAATGGCTTGTCCATTCATTTGCTGTAAACGATGACAGTCTTTTGCTTTGCATTAAGACGTGGTGTTTCATCTCCTAAAACTCTAAAAAAATGATCCCATATCTTCATGAGCTAAATTAAGGTTTCTGTGCTTTGCAGATTGAATAAAACACTTATCATGGAGGCTGTCGTGTTGATGGGCATACTATAGAGGTAATAATGTTAACTGATGTATGTCCATTTCTTCCTTGTGCTCTGAATCTGCAAGTTTGGATTGGGTGGGTTGTGTTTGACTGTTTGCAGCGGTCGTTTCAGATTGCCTTTTCACTAACTCTTGAATTATTGCGCCTCAAGTATTTATTCTGCATGTGCATTAGTTAAGTTAGCCTTGCAAAAAGGTTTCTGATTTGGGTGCTCCTGGCCTTTCTACATGTCCTGCTGTTTATATAGTAGTTGGCTACCTAGTCGAGGGGCTTACTCTAAGGCTGAATGTTATGTCTCATCCAAGTTATGAGTACATGTGTCACATGTGCTCTAGAGTTGCTTCTGAGTTCTGATCATTGCAAAATATTTTGTCAATATCAGGTTCTCATCCAACTATGAGTAATTATTTGTTTTCGTAGTGTATGTTTGTGCCTTACTCATCCTATTTTATCACATTTTAGATAGCAGCAAACTGTTAATCAATTTATTTTTGTCTTAAGACTGAATGTTAGTTTTTTACTAGAAAATGTATCCTCATATGCTATTACATGTCACAGATAATGATGAGTTTGTGATCCTAAGGTGAGTCGAAAGCTTCACGGGCAGATCCACCTCCAAAGATTAAGAACATTAGCTTCAGTGTTTGGGATGTGAGTGGTCAGGATAAGGTATGAATAAAACCTTTTTGTTTGGGTGATATTACTTTTGATATGATACAGGTATTATTGCTAATTTCATGTACGTATTATAACATAAAATTTAACACTCACTTCAAATTTTGATGGATGAAAATGTTGCTGATTACACATTTAAGGTTATCAGGTACTAGCAACATATTCCGggtcgagctcgagctccaGCACGACCTCAAGCTCAAGTACAGCAACGAGCACCGACCAGCAAGCCGGATATGAGACACCTATGACGATAGTGTACCCACAATCGCACAGTGCTCAATGCTAGCGTATTAACGATGTATCTATTCCTATATGCTGTAATTTTGTATGGCCGGCTGCAGTGGAGTCATTACAAAAAAGAATACCACAAGCTCGATGAAATGCTGATCAGATGGTTGCTCCTCAAACCAAGCCTCTAATCAAAAGAAAGACAGCATGCCAAAACATGCTCATCAtgaaaagctataatcacacatgTGTTATTGTGAATTCTAACCACTCACCTGGCAAACAAATAATCCAATAGCGCAGTATGTAAATTTCTAACATTGATACAAAAGCAGAAACAATTAAGCCAAACAATAGCAATCTCTCCgcgaaccaaaccaaaaccggCCATCAATCTCCGTCCAAGAAGCCACCAAGAGAAGGAAACTCCTCCACTCCAATCATCAGTACTTGACCCAGCACCGGTCGCCGGAGCCAAGAACGCCGAGGCCGCCCGGCGCCCGCGGGACCGGGATGCTCACCGCGCACCACACCTTGGGCTTCTGCCGTATCTTGATGCTCGCGAACACGTATCTCACCCGCACCCTGACGCTCAGCTCCAGGCCCAGCGACGCCGCGGCCTTCACCTCGCTCTCCAGCTCCGCCGAGACGCCCTCGGGGACGGCGACGCCCTTGCCGTCGaactccaggcggaccgtcTCGGCGGTCTTCCTGCGCTGGTAGAACTCGGcgggggacgcggcggcggcggcggccgcgctgaGGACGGCGCCGCGGAAGAGGAGCTCGGCGTCGATGGCATCGTAGTAGATGTTGACGCGCTTGCTGGGGTTGTAGAGGCTCAGGTTGACGGCGACGTGGTAGGTGACGGCGACCGGGGAGGAGGCG
The nucleotide sequence above comes from Panicum virgatum strain AP13 chromosome 3K, P.virgatum_v5, whole genome shotgun sequence. Encoded proteins:
- the LOC120696766 gene encoding NDR1/HIN1-like protein 10, whose translation is MSGSRGNSREKTCCCGSCCTLLISLGLAVLIYWAIFQPHQIRATVEYAELSNLAVSNASSPVAVTYHVAVNLSLYNPSKRVNIYYDAIDAELLFRGAVLSAAAAAAASPAEFYQRRKTAETVRLEFDGKGVAVPEGVSAELESEVKAAASLGLELSVRVRVRYVFASIKIRQKPKVWCAVSIPVPRAPGGLGVLGSGDRCWVKY